A DNA window from Aspergillus nidulans FGSC A4 chromosome V contains the following coding sequences:
- a CDS encoding uncharacterized protein (transcript_id=CADANIAT00003169), producing the protein MSSNGQESMQNPDGIDNKLSEENLKRVPDESGRGAERFAELSSEDSPYFARAAMENRSEHLNQLKSQLDATDELLRK; encoded by the exons ATGTCCTCCAACGGCCAAGAGTCAATGCA GAATCCCGACGGGATAGACAACAAGCTCAGCGAAGAAAACCTGAAGAGAGTGCCAGACGAGAGCGGCCGCGGCGCTGAGCGATTCGCCGAGTTGTCCTCGGAGGATTCACCATACTTTGCTCGTGCAGCAATGGAGAATCGTTCAGAGCACTTGAACCAGCTGAAAAGTCAATTGGACGCAACGGACGAGCTTCTGAGGAAGTGA
- a CDS encoding uncharacterized protein (transcript_id=CADANIAT00003168) has translation MQIPTGARTRSIIDMSLSSSIFETLGARRSETDATQRKVFERPVIDRHP, from the exons ATGCAGATTCCGACTGGAGCAAGAACGAGGTCGATTATTGACATGTCTCTTTCCAGCTCAATATTTGAGACGCTTGGTgcgagaagaagcgagaCGGACGCGACCCAGCGAAAGGTATTCGAACGGCCTGTGATTGACCGTCACCC ATAA
- a CDS encoding alpha/beta hydrolase (transcript_id=CADANIAT00003170), whose amino-acid sequence MASWCSVERLPVSLADNRFQYTLLAAAGISLSLGLFLRALYPCHPMESKTYYSPLAATQAAGTNNKDHPLPIDVLPGGRDVQTPYGSIRVYEWGPEHGPKVLLVHGITTPCISLGGLAHGLVDRGCRVMLFDLFGRGYSDCPADLPQDERLFASQIFLALSSSPISWTGAGSGKFCLVGYSLGGGIATSFASFFPQLLSALVLLAPAGLIRDKHISFRTRFLYSGGLPDRLLKYLSGIRLRAGPISTPKPQHKKLNTGDAFTEELPSKKEEETQLLSRSYPHVTVPAAVSWQVNNHTGFVHAFVSSMRYGPILSQRQRETWERLGSHLSKQKVLSAAVQKSNGLPSDKVVIMYGSNDSIIIQDELIEDANATLGNSVVFKNFAAGHEFPSTKYDEVAQIIFDTLL is encoded by the exons ATGGCTTCCTGGTGCAGCGTCGAGAGGCTCCCGGTTTCTCTTGCGGATAACCGCTTCCAATATACCCTgctcgcagctgcagggatATCCTTAAGTTTAGGCCTTTTCCTACGCGCCTTATACCCATGCCACCCCATGGAGAGCAAAACATATTATTCCCCACTCGCTGCTACGCAAGCTGCAGGTACAAACAATAAAGACCACCCTCTACCAATTGATGTACTGCCCGGGGGCCGCGACGTGCAGACCCCCTATGGATCGATCCGTGTGTACGAATGGGGCCCAGAGCACGGGCCCAAGGTATTGCTTGTGCACGGCATTACCACTCCCTGCATCTCACTTGGCGGGCTAGCTCACGGCTTGGTAGACCGAGGTTGCCGGGTTATGCTGTTTGATCT GTTTGGGAGAGGCTACTCGGACTGCCCCGCTGATCTTCCCCAAGACGAACGGCTTTTCGCATCTCAgatcttcttggctttgagTTCCTCGCCAATCTCGTGGACGGGGGCCGGTTCAGGCAAATTCTGTCTAGTCGGTTACTCCCTTGGCGGCGGTATAGCTACATCTTTCGCGTCATTCTTCCCTCAACTCTTGTCGGCTCTCGTGCTTCTTGCTCCTGCAGGGTTGATTCGCGATAAGCATATCAGCTTCCGTACCCGGTTCCTGTATTCTGGAGGCCTGCCGGATCGGCTCCTCAAATACCTCTCCGGTATCCGATTACGTGCCGGACCTATTTCCACGCCGAAGCCTCAACACAAAAAATTGAATACGGGTGACGCGTTCACTGAAGAGCTGCCTTCCaaaaaggaggaagaaaccCAGTTGCTATCCCGCTCATACCCTCATGTCACTGTTCCCGCTGCTGTTTCTTGGCAGGTGAACAACCATACTGGGTTTGTCCACGCCTTTGTATCTAGCATGCGCTATGGTCCCATCCTCAGCCAACGGCAACGAGAAACATGGGAGCGACTTGGAAGCCACCTATCCAAGCAAAAGGTCCTCTCTGCGGCGGTGCAGAAATCAAACGGCCTTCCGAGTGACAAAGTCGTCATTATGTACGGCTCGAATGACTCGATCATCATCCAGGATGAACTAATAGAGGATGCGAACGCAACTCTTGGAAATTCTGTGGTCTTCAAAAACTTTGCCGCTGGCCACGAATTCCCCAGTACGAAATACGACGAAGTCGCCCAGATTATCTTTGATACATTGCTTTGA